A genomic stretch from Poecilia reticulata strain Guanapo linkage group LG20, Guppy_female_1.0+MT, whole genome shotgun sequence includes:
- the LOC108165703 gene encoding U13-lycotoxin-Ls1d-like, whose translation MKLAVHCLCFLHFVLLSFGLDTYISLSRSKAFHSDATYVNQDRVRTLFARRALYEQQKIHETKKSSIVPPPQPQNDVSRPKAVPKPQVTARCSLLGQSCVPLCGCCDPCTTCHCRFFNAICYCRRAEQARPRCGSKKTAKRRKSKTQL comes from the exons ATGAAGTTGGCAGTTCACTGTTTGTGCTTTCTGCATTTCGTCCTTCTGAGTTTTGGACTGGACACTTACATTTCACTCAGCAGAAGCAAAGCCTTTCACAGTGATG caacttATGTAAACCAAGACAGAGTGAGAACTCTGTTTGCCAGGAGGGCACTGTATGAACAGCAGAAGATCCACGAGACA aaaaagTCCAGCAttgttcctcctcctcagcctcaAAACGACGTTTCTCGTCCCAAAGCGGTGCCGAAGCCCCAGGTGACGGCCAGGTGCTCCCTGCTGGGACAGAGCTGCGTGCCGCTGTGCGGCTGCTGCGATCCGTGCACAACGTGCCACTGCCGCTTCTTCAACGCAATCTGCTACTGCCGGCGAGCGGAGCAAGCGAGGCCACGATGTGGGAGTAAAAAGACAGCGAAGAGAAGAAAGTCAAAGACGCAACTCTAA